CATCGGGCGCGAAGCGCAGCACCATTTCCTGGAAGCGCACGACGAGTCCGGTGTCGGCCACGTCGGGTCGGGCGAGGCGCGCCTCCAGCAAGGCAAGGGCTTCGTCGTCGGAGAGCGGGGTGAGGTCGTTGTGGTGCAGGCCGGTCACGCCGAACTGCAGCTCGAGGTAACGCAGGCCTTCGGCGGCGAAGGCTTTGATGTTTTCGGCGAGCAGTTCGAAGCGGACATGCGGGTTGTCGTTGATGTCACCGAGGCGGGGCCAGTGGTCGTCGAAAAACACGTCGCGGCCTTCGCCGGGTGCATCGAGACGGAAGCCGTCGAGCCAGCCGCGGCGCTCGGCGGCGGTCATCGCGGTGAGCGCCACGTATTCGCGCTGCACGGCGGGCGATAGCTGATCGTAGGTGGCTTGGCGGACCGTGTGATGGCGGGCGGTGGCGGCGATCGCATCGGGCGCGGCGGCGAAACGCTCGCGGGCGTAGAAGGTGTCGCCGCCGTTGCGCGTCGGGTCGGTGAGCACGGCCCACATCCATTCCGCACGGTTGGCGCCGCCGAAGTGGTTGTGCAGGTCGCCGCCCTTTGGCAGGGCGTAAAGAAAGGTGTAGAGTTGGGCGGGCGTGGCGGCGGCACGAAGCGCATCGTAGCGAGCGCCAAAATCGTCGGCGCGGAGGCCGGTGAGGCAGCAACAGGCGAGAAGGACGAAGCGCAGTCGAAGCATGGCAGGAGCGTGGCGGCAGCCGGAATTGCGCCAATGAAAAAGGTCGCGCATGGCACCGGGTTTGCTGAAAACGGTTCATGCCGCTGACTCGTTTCTCCGTCCCCGCCCTCCACACTGTCACCCGTCAGCTCGCCGCCGTGGCGATGGGTCAAGCCGAGCCCGATTTGGTGATCACCGGTGGGCGCGTGTTTTCCTCCTACACCGAGCGCCTGCACGACAATCGCGAGGTGTGGATCAAGTGCGGTCGCATCGCGGCGGTGAAGCCAGCCGGCACGGCCAAGAAGCAGCGGGGTGGGGCGACGAAATTTTACGACGCCAAAGGTGGCATCATCGCCCCGGGTTTGGTCGACCCGCACATCCACATTGAGAGCTCGATGATGGCGGCCTGCGCCTACGCAGAAGGCGCGTTGCTCAACGGCACCACCACCATCTTCTGCGACAGTCATGAGATCGGCAACGTGTGTGACGTGGCGGGCGTCGAGTGGATGCTGAAAGACGCGCGTCAGGCTCCGCTCAATATCTTCCTCACGGTTCCGAGCACGGTGCCCGCGACCTCTTCCTATTTTGAAACCGCGGGCGGCGATCTGACGGCGGAGAAGATTGGCCAACTCTTCGACAAGTGGCCGGAAGCCGTGGCGCTGGGCGAGAAGATGGACTTCGTGCAGGTGGCGATGGGCGACGAACGCAGCCATGCGATTCTCGGCGCGGCCATCCAGCGCGGGAAGCCGATCAGCGGTCACATTTATGGCCGCGAGTTTGTGGCGGCGGGCGCGGCCAGCGGCATCAACGACACGCACGAGGCGATCGATCGCGACATCGCCGACGACTTTTTGGAGAACGGCGTCTGGGTTTTCCTGCGCGGTGGCCCGCCCACCACGCCGTGGCACTCCCTGCCGGAGGCGATCAAGACGGTCACGGAACTCGGCGCGAATCCGAAGCGGGTGTGCGTGTGCACCGATGACCGCGACGCCGACGACCTGTTTATGTTTGGCCTCGACTGGGTGGTGCGCGAGGCGGTCAAGGCCGGCATGTCGCGCGAGACCGCGTTGAGTATGGGCTCGCTGCATCCGGCGACGCGTTTCCATTTGGACAACGAGATCGGCGGACTCGGTCCGGCGCGTCGGGCGGATCTCGTGCTGATGAACGACGACCTGGAGCCGCAGTGCACCTGGTATGGCGGGGAGCTGGTGGTGAAAAATCGCAAGGTGACGCCGCTGCTCGAAGAGACCCTCAGCCAGCCCTACCGCTATCCCAAGGCGGCCTACCGCACGGTGAAGTTGCCGCGCAAACCGAAGCTCACGCCGGACCTGCCGACGGAGACGGTGGTGGCCAACACCATTCGCACGGAGTTGCCTGGCATCATCCTGTTCCATGATCAGGTCACGCTGGAACCGGCCGCCTCGTGGGAAGAGCAGTTTGCCAAGCACGACCTGTGTTTCGTCACGGTGGTCGAGCGTCACGGGAAGTCGGGCGAAGTCGCCCACGGCCTGCTGCGCAATTTTGGGCTCAAGGAAGGCGCCGTCGCGAGCAGTGTGGGCCATGATGCGCATAACATCATTCTGGCCGGCACCAACGAGGCCGACATGGCGGTCGCGTTGGAAACGATCAAAGCCAGCAAGGGCGGCGTCTGCATTGTAAAGCAGGGCAAGGTGGTCGCGGAGGTGCCGCTGCCGATCGCGGGTCTGCTCTCCGACAAGCGCGCCAAGGTCGTGGCCAAGGAGTCGACCAAACTCAAAAAGGCATGGGCGGCAGCGGGTTGCACATTGCCCTATATGGGTTTCAACCTCATCCCGCTCTCGGTGATTCCGGAGATTCGGATTACGGACAAAGGACTGGTCACCGTGCCCGGAATGAAGATCGTGCCGTTGTTCGAAACGAAATAGTTAAAGCACTGCGTATCAGGAGGAAGGGAATTTAGGCCCGAAAGGACCCCTCTGAAGGGAACCTTTCGCGGCCCATGAGCGTTATTTCTGGAATGCAGGCACGTAGCGTGCTTTCAAGGCGCTCGACCGACTTGGACTATTAACTAGCTAAAATGAACCGAACTTATCTCAAACACCTTTCGCTGGCCGCCTTGGTGGCTGGTTCCGCCTCGTTCCTGGGGGCTCAAGCCGAAGAGGAAGAGCCCATCGAGATGGAGAGCTTCGAAGTCAGTGATGTTCCCATCGAGGAGAACATCATGCCGACGTCGCGCCCCTTCAACTCCGTGTTCGGCGTGGGCGACAACATCCTCAACACCCCCCGCAGCGTAACGGTGATTTCCCGTGAGCAGCTCACGGCGATCGCGATCACCGATGTG
This portion of the Actomonas aquatica genome encodes:
- a CDS encoding adenosine deaminase family protein → MLRLRFVLLACCCLTGLRADDFGARYDALRAAATPAQLYTFLYALPKGGDLHNHFGGANRAEWMWAVLTDPTRNGGDTFYARERFAAAPDAIAATARHHTVRQATYDQLSPAVQREYVALTAMTAAERRGWLDGFRLDAPGEGRDVFFDDHWPRLGDINDNPHVRFELLAENIKAFAAEGLRYLELQFGVTGLHHNDLTPLSDDEALALLEARLARPDVADTGLVVRFQEMVLRFAPDAEAELAKTYAWVDAHRDRWVAINMAGIEENGHGYPLRFLETYRRLRAQYPTLPLSIHAGEMDSPDRNIRETLLLGASRIGHGLNLLGDPETLLLLQHSDRTLIEINLISNRLLEYVPDLDRHPFPELLRTGVPVCLNTDDRGMWDSNLTDEYYTAVTHYNLSWAELVALGRNSLTHAFVEEPTKARLLADYDAAVTAFEQRFAAGSVADALALLDDVAPVTYGYGHRNWGFPFAEVSR
- a CDS encoding adenine deaminase; translated protein: MPLTRFSVPALHTVTRQLAAVAMGQAEPDLVITGGRVFSSYTERLHDNREVWIKCGRIAAVKPAGTAKKQRGGATKFYDAKGGIIAPGLVDPHIHIESSMMAACAYAEGALLNGTTTIFCDSHEIGNVCDVAGVEWMLKDARQAPLNIFLTVPSTVPATSSYFETAGGDLTAEKIGQLFDKWPEAVALGEKMDFVQVAMGDERSHAILGAAIQRGKPISGHIYGREFVAAGAASGINDTHEAIDRDIADDFLENGVWVFLRGGPPTTPWHSLPEAIKTVTELGANPKRVCVCTDDRDADDLFMFGLDWVVREAVKAGMSRETALSMGSLHPATRFHLDNEIGGLGPARRADLVLMNDDLEPQCTWYGGELVVKNRKVTPLLEETLSQPYRYPKAAYRTVKLPRKPKLTPDLPTETVVANTIRTELPGIILFHDQVTLEPAASWEEQFAKHDLCFVTVVERHGKSGEVAHGLLRNFGLKEGAVASSVGHDAHNIILAGTNEADMAVALETIKASKGGVCIVKQGKVVAEVPLPIAGLLSDKRAKVVAKESTKLKKAWAAAGCTLPYMGFNLIPLSVIPEIRITDKGLVTVPGMKIVPLFETK